From the Acidilutibacter cellobiosedens genome, one window contains:
- a CDS encoding DNA-binding protein translates to MSKFIDNVNKYLTAKKIKKVYISLKSGIETNKLSRILNGVQEATVSDMEKIAYALGEKTEFFLRDNIGISNNKTIENLNAAFYAGEPKVEQKEFALKLIDFLENIDAVLGVEKRLINSCKE, encoded by the coding sequence ATGAGTAAATTTATTGACAATGTTAATAAGTATTTAACTGCCAAGAAAATAAAAAAAGTATATATAAGCTTGAAATCAGGGATTGAGACGAATAAATTGTCAAGAATATTAAATGGCGTACAGGAAGCAACCGTTAGTGATATGGAAAAAATAGCATATGCATTAGGAGAAAAAACAGAATTTTTTCTTAGAGATAATATCGGCATTTCAAATAATAAAACCATAGAAAATCTAAATGCTGCGTTTTATGCCGGAGAACCAAAAGTTGAGCAAAAAGAATTTGCACTAAAATTAATTGATTTCTTGGAGAATATAGATGCTGTTCTTGGAGTTGAGAAAAGATTAATAAATTCATGTAAGGAGTGA
- a CDS encoding type II toxin-antitoxin system PemK/MazF family toxin has protein sequence MTDLDKNNHNNLEFGDIIKINFSPSKGHEQKGYRPGLVISDPITQKELNGIVTVAPITNSTSTFFTRVNLDKYNIQTKGDILIDQVKVLDLSERQYEFIEKAPKEALSECNIIFNAIYEKLLNS, from the coding sequence ATGACTGACTTAGATAAAAATAATCATAATAACTTAGAATTCGGAGATATAATAAAAATCAATTTTTCACCCTCTAAAGGACATGAACAGAAAGGTTACAGACCAGGGCTTGTAATATCTGACCCTATTACTCAAAAAGAATTGAACGGAATAGTAACTGTAGCTCCAATAACAAATTCAACCAGTACTTTTTTTACCAGAGTAAATTTGGATAAATATAATATTCAGACCAAAGGTGATATATTGATAGATCAAGTTAAAGTTTTGGATTTGAGCGAAAGGCAATATGAATTTATAGAAAAAGCACCCAAAGAAGCGTTAAGCGAGTGTAATATTATATTTAATGCCATCTATGAAAAATTGTTAAATTCCTAA
- a CDS encoding sigma-70 family RNA polymerase sigma factor, with protein MKTLNRIYEYPNVVSPSLAYKQKGGYKDFVMVNYDRLYGDVLKDTPELESFIKEVMRIVPLQPKEFDFLMEQSKNGNKYATERIFLCCLKRVIYISWNEHRKGSSELEDIIQIGSMGLYKAIKKYDFSRSLRFNSYVSLWIFKYINVHESFVRLPIHLPSRFRNLVNQALRYIDIHPYYSLPFEDNYDLVKEVAAKLDIGYEKTLLVLRYCNPPIHFEDIQENLKAVSEDEAYREVYRQLEVEELKKIFKKMFEDVLNRRESKVIRLRFGFDMDKGMTLQDVGDILGVTKERIRQIEKKAIKKLRKAAKKFKLELYE; from the coding sequence ATGAAAACGTTAAACCGAATATACGAATATCCTAATGTTGTCTCGCCTTCTTTAGCCTATAAGCAAAAAGGAGGGTACAAAGATTTTGTCATGGTTAACTATGATAGGCTTTACGGTGATGTGTTAAAGGATACTCCAGAATTAGAAAGTTTTATTAAAGAAGTAATGAGGATTGTTCCTCTGCAACCGAAAGAGTTTGATTTTCTAATGGAACAATCTAAAAACGGAAACAAATATGCAACCGAAAGAATATTCTTGTGCTGTCTTAAAAGGGTAATTTATATTTCGTGGAATGAGCATAGGAAAGGCAGCAGTGAATTGGAGGATATAATTCAGATTGGTTCAATGGGGCTTTATAAAGCTATTAAGAAATATGATTTTTCTAGATCCTTAAGATTTAATTCATATGTATCATTGTGGATATTTAAATATATTAATGTACATGAATCATTCGTTCGATTGCCTATACATTTGCCTTCTCGTTTTAGGAATTTAGTTAATCAGGCATTGCGCTATATCGATATTCACCCTTACTATTCACTACCTTTTGAAGACAACTATGATTTAGTAAAAGAAGTCGCAGCTAAATTGGATATCGGTTATGAAAAAACGCTTCTGGTGTTACGTTACTGTAATCCGCCTATTCATTTTGAAGATATTCAAGAAAATTTAAAAGCAGTAAGCGAAGATGAAGCTTATCGTGAAGTTTATCGTCAACTCGAAGTGGAAGAATTGAAAAAGATTTTTAAAAAAATGTTCGAAGATGTACTGAACAGAAGAGAAAGCAAAGTTATAAGATTGAGGTTTGGGTTTGATATGGATAAGGGAATGACTCTTCAAGATGTTGGTGATATCCTGGGTGTTACAAAAGA
- a CDS encoding DEAD/DEAH box helicase, with protein MNGYDLLRKEIRQYIYDEDWDSLRGIQEASIKHVHDTENNLILAAPTASGKTEAAFLPAINSIKDWASGLKIVYISPLIALINDQFRRIYELCGYMDIPVTSWHGEASRAKKNKLLKKPRGILLITPESIEAMLSLRPGEAKGLFRGTEWIIVDEIHSFLENNRGIQLRSLIERIELYMEKEPRFIGMSATLNREDYKKVKNFFISDRVTDVLLDSSQNPLEATKSYYKSNMKRESREALEEIYDYSQRESMLIFPNSRGEVERLAVGLSKLGRQRGSDTRYFAHHSSVSKDMRLNAEEFAKSSRGKLFTICCTSTLELGMDIGSVDSIVQYNAPHSVASLAQRLGRSGRTTRKNILHFIATDEWSLLQGLAALSFYEEGLVDRFDYIIKPYDVLAHQIISILLENTGMPVKNLKNINKNFRCWQDIEDDEYFELLEYLIKRNYIEILENEAITGIETEKLLRGSDFFTHFETENNFSVYNSQRKIGEIPLSPGVQTGVNIFLAAQIWKITDIELKSKKIYVNRAVDGNPPIFLGSGANITNEIRNRMKVILENENYWIYYNENIREVLSKLSKENLRYEKFRWVEKNDKFGLRTFQGTKINRTLQLLLNMLDDRANYKLDDRETFISGPNIRKDINRVIERKFTEDEIFLYLRDNPGIVESYLSSNKYRMLLPDNLKIKYVINNKLDLEGVKSYLTYSGK; from the coding sequence ATGAACGGTTATGACCTATTACGAAAGGAAATAAGGCAATATATATATGATGAAGACTGGGATTCTCTAAGAGGTATACAAGAAGCTTCAATAAAACATGTTCATGATACGGAAAACAATTTAATATTGGCAGCACCTACTGCTTCAGGCAAAACCGAAGCGGCATTTTTACCTGCTATAAACTCAATAAAAGATTGGGCTTCGGGTCTTAAAATTGTCTATATATCTCCATTGATAGCCCTTATAAATGATCAGTTTAGAAGAATATACGAATTATGCGGTTATATGGATATACCTGTTACATCTTGGCATGGAGAAGCATCCAGGGCAAAGAAGAATAAGCTGTTGAAGAAGCCCAGGGGTATACTTTTAATAACTCCGGAATCTATAGAAGCTATGCTATCTTTAAGACCCGGTGAAGCAAAGGGGCTATTTAGGGGAACTGAATGGATAATAGTAGATGAAATACACAGTTTTTTAGAAAACAACAGAGGAATACAATTAAGATCTCTAATAGAAAGAATAGAATTATATATGGAAAAGGAACCTAGATTTATAGGTATGTCAGCTACATTGAATAGGGAAGACTATAAGAAAGTTAAAAATTTTTTTATAAGTGACAGGGTTACGGATGTATTGTTAGATAGTAGCCAAAATCCTTTGGAAGCCACTAAAAGTTATTATAAATCAAACATGAAGAGAGAATCAAGAGAAGCATTGGAAGAAATATATGATTATTCTCAAAGAGAATCTATGTTAATATTTCCGAATTCAAGAGGCGAGGTGGAAAGGCTCGCGGTGGGTCTTAGTAAATTAGGAAGACAGAGAGGTTCCGATACCAGATATTTTGCCCATCATTCTTCTGTGAGCAAAGACATGAGACTCAATGCAGAGGAATTTGCTAAGAGCAGCAGGGGAAAATTGTTTACCATATGCTGCACATCTACTTTGGAATTGGGAATGGATATAGGTTCGGTAGACAGTATAGTTCAATATAATGCTCCTCATTCCGTAGCAAGTTTAGCTCAGAGGTTAGGAAGGAGTGGCAGAACAACGAGAAAAAACATATTGCATTTTATAGCCACCGATGAATGGTCTTTATTGCAGGGATTGGCTGCATTATCATTTTATGAGGAAGGTTTAGTAGATAGATTTGATTACATAATAAAACCTTATGACGTTTTAGCTCATCAAATAATATCTATTCTCTTAGAAAATACGGGAATGCCCGTTAAAAATCTGAAAAATATAAATAAGAATTTCAGATGTTGGCAAGATATAGAAGACGATGAGTATTTTGAGTTATTGGAGTACTTAATAAAAAGAAATTATATAGAAATATTGGAAAATGAAGCTATAACAGGTATAGAAACAGAAAAGTTATTAAGGGGCAGTGATTTTTTTACTCATTTTGAAACGGAAAACAATTTTTCTGTCTATAACAGCCAAAGAAAAATAGGCGAGATTCCATTGTCTCCCGGTGTACAGACAGGGGTAAATATATTTTTGGCAGCACAGATATGGAAGATAACAGATATAGAACTGAAAAGTAAAAAAATATATGTAAATAGAGCTGTAGATGGGAATCCTCCTATATTTTTAGGAAGCGGTGCTAATATAACCAACGAAATAAGAAACAGAATGAAAGTTATATTAGAAAACGAGAATTATTGGATTTATTACAATGAAAATATAAGAGAAGTTTTATCGAAGCTTTCTAAAGAGAATTTAAGGTATGAAAAATTTCGGTGGGTAGAAAAAAATGATAAATTTGGGCTTAGAACATTTCAAGGAACAAAGATAAACAGGACCCTACAGCTGTTACTGAATATGTTAGATGATAGAGCAAATTATAAGCTTGATGATAGGGAAACCTTTATAAGTGGTCCAAATATAAGGAAAGATATAAATAGAGTAATAGAAAGAAAGTTTACTGAAGATGAAATATTTCTATATTTAAGAGATAATCCCGGAATAGTAGAATCGTATTTATCTTCTAATAAATACAGGATGTTATTACCGGATAATCTGAAGATTAAATATGTGATTAATAATAAGTTGGATTTGGAAGGAGTAAAATCATATTTGACATATAGTGGTAAATAA
- a CDS encoding AbrB/MazE/SpoVT family DNA-binding domain-containing protein codes for MKTNLVKWGNSAAIRIPKAILEKLNIDSNNFENISFNIDIEGDKLILGKKQKKTKFELLAEKSTGEKLNPRIDIDWGNSVGKEVW; via the coding sequence ATGAAAACTAATTTAGTTAAATGGGGAAATAGTGCTGCTATTCGTATACCAAAGGCAATATTGGAAAAGTTAAATATAGACAGCAATAATTTTGAAAATATAAGTTTTAATATAGACATAGAAGGAGATAAATTAATATTAGGAAAAAAACAAAAAAAAACAAAATTTGAACTTTTAGCGGAAAAATCCACAGGAGAAAAGTTGAATCCCAGAATAGATATTGATTGGGGTAATTCTGTCGGAAAAGAGGTGTGGTAA
- a CDS encoding tellurite resistance TerB C-terminal domain-containing protein translates to MRFGKKENYFVSITEFKEINRNPLMAGILSMFLGMFGIHRFYLKRKLTGAIFCILSVSSLEFGNVYIASILMLISFIEGIFYIIESMVLLKNKYINNNEDKYAEKLKNSIDKEKNKVNVKIKEKAIEVTNKKESDEMGIIEVSDIEPVKIPKENVFNNTNNWIEKLDLPYERNIIKVVQVKEETISFYKKLCDFIDGELRKNKSSLNREVKRIGEQGGYYNNILYTIYCISEGHVTKTYSRNYYYNPEYSYRILEKHLGKNLKAEVFAKAQELEKYVSPPEGDTLTYFNLVEKGLPRVWWDMDGKLRNSREFSRKELNVLNVTPSRTTIVWDIHEAKKQIIILYLEIWRIISNGLKKNLKWEKNSKKTLQDIIDGKYIYFADYENRKILSSLIKISENAIREVMPNTQVLNIGNEQDNIEKYFPKEIVNDINKKIIEYKTSINGEKLMEILGDMIKKNPGDWKLRAEKILTAEADKRVSILIDYKEDENFIKIAKEIIKKADDENLLLLCLYGIEREEKLSQKNIKLLKNIIHPGNTSVYENIIQSKEVLSPELFNRLAELKKPIRKKIELDMDKVDKSKRELNETVEIVEEYIGDEEEKEESQEDNFKEKIRETEYDYKLTFKYRDFLNLILNKGPMKIEEGKKIAMDNGTLLNAFISDVNRELYEYIQDQVIVIEDNYIKIDDFYVDMIKELIMSEAKSKSKGS, encoded by the coding sequence ATGAGATTTGGTAAAAAGGAAAATTATTTTGTGAGCATAACGGAATTTAAAGAAATTAACAGAAATCCTCTTATGGCAGGGATATTGTCAATGTTTTTGGGCATGTTTGGAATACATAGGTTTTATTTGAAAAGAAAATTAACAGGTGCTATTTTTTGCATACTCTCTGTATCTTCTTTAGAATTTGGCAACGTATATATAGCGAGTATTTTAATGTTAATATCTTTTATAGAAGGTATATTCTATATAATCGAAAGTATGGTCTTGCTGAAGAACAAATACATAAATAATAATGAAGATAAATATGCAGAAAAATTAAAGAATTCAATCGATAAGGAGAAAAATAAAGTAAACGTGAAAATAAAGGAAAAAGCAATCGAAGTAACTAATAAAAAAGAGTCGGATGAAATGGGGATAATTGAAGTATCTGATATTGAACCTGTTAAAATACCGAAGGAAAATGTATTTAATAATACAAATAATTGGATAGAAAAATTGGATTTACCTTATGAAAGAAATATAATAAAAGTGGTACAAGTTAAGGAGGAAACCATTAGCTTTTATAAAAAGCTTTGTGATTTTATTGATGGAGAATTAAGAAAAAATAAAAGTTCTTTGAATAGGGAAGTGAAAAGAATAGGGGAACAAGGCGGATATTATAATAATATTTTATATACGATTTATTGTATATCTGAAGGGCATGTAACTAAGACATATAGCAGAAATTATTATTATAATCCCGAATATTCTTATAGAATATTGGAGAAACATTTAGGCAAAAATCTTAAAGCTGAGGTTTTTGCTAAAGCTCAGGAACTTGAAAAATATGTATCACCGCCGGAAGGAGATACGTTAACATATTTTAATTTGGTGGAAAAAGGACTTCCAAGAGTGTGGTGGGATATGGATGGGAAACTTAGAAATAGCAGAGAATTTAGTAGGAAAGAGTTAAACGTTTTGAATGTTACCCCATCGAGAACCACAATAGTATGGGATATACATGAGGCGAAAAAACAAATTATAATTTTATACTTAGAAATTTGGCGGATTATATCCAATGGCTTAAAGAAGAATTTAAAATGGGAAAAGAACAGTAAAAAAACTTTACAAGATATAATAGACGGTAAATATATATATTTTGCAGATTATGAAAACAGGAAAATTTTATCATCCTTGATAAAAATCTCGGAAAACGCCATAAGAGAAGTCATGCCTAATACTCAGGTTTTAAATATCGGTAATGAACAAGATAATATTGAAAAATATTTTCCAAAGGAAATTGTGAATGATATAAACAAGAAGATTATAGAATATAAAACAAGTATAAATGGCGAAAAATTAATGGAAATATTAGGGGATATGATTAAAAAGAATCCAGGCGATTGGAAACTTAGGGCGGAGAAAATATTAACGGCCGAGGCTGATAAAAGAGTGAGTATTTTAATTGATTATAAGGAAGATGAAAATTTTATAAAAATAGCAAAGGAGATAATTAAGAAAGCAGATGATGAAAATTTATTGCTGTTATGCTTATACGGAATAGAGAGAGAAGAAAAATTAAGCCAGAAAAATATTAAATTATTGAAGAATATTATTCATCCCGGTAATACCTCCGTATATGAAAATATTATTCAATCTAAAGAAGTATTGTCACCGGAACTTTTTAATAGATTAGCGGAGCTTAAAAAACCTATCAGAAAGAAAATAGAATTAGATATGGATAAGGTAGATAAGTCAAAGAGAGAACTTAATGAAACTGTAGAGATTGTTGAGGAATATATAGGGGATGAAGAAGAAAAGGAAGAATCTCAAGAGGATAATTTTAAAGAGAAAATAAGAGAGACGGAATATGATTATAAATTGACATTTAAGTATAGGGATTTCTTAAATTTGATATTAAATAAGGGGCCCATGAAGATCGAAGAAGGCAAAAAAATAGCTATGGATAACGGTACTTTGTTAAATGCTTTTATAAGTGATGTTAATAGGGAACTTTATGAATATATACAAGACCAGGTAATTGTGATTGAAGATAATTATATAAAGATAGATGATTTTTATGTGGATATGATAAAGGAGTTGATTATGAGTGAAGCAAAGAGTAAATCCAAAGGAAGCTGA
- a CDS encoding ImmA/IrrE family metallo-endopeptidase: MDFKKFRKIISNNKKNKDLVNRKLKEFYNEANMENEDDLLDIMQISRAVISKNGYLLAEIPFKDIEIGAICFSGDGSKYVLLNSSLPRVNVNFSLCHEIYHILYQYHSFKESAELYMNENYYDHEEEMIANHFASCLMMPESKFIKMFNKFEQESEESKSEIQTIVKLMNYFTAPYMAVLIRCYELELLKDGGSLKKLLNTTGEQISAEFDMLWLNTELLKGSKNDDFEKLLALVNKKGEYLVSRELMRKTELERIKNNMRKLYQEIRG, from the coding sequence GTGGATTTTAAAAAGTTCCGGAAGATAATTTCAAATAATAAAAAAAATAAAGATTTAGTGAATAGGAAATTAAAAGAATTTTATAATGAAGCAAATATGGAAAATGAGGATGATTTGCTTGATATTATGCAGATATCCAGAGCCGTTATTAGTAAAAACGGTTATTTACTGGCAGAAATTCCTTTTAAAGATATTGAAATAGGAGCCATATGTTTTAGCGGAGATGGTTCAAAATATGTTTTACTAAATTCATCATTACCGAGAGTAAATGTTAATTTTTCTTTATGTCATGAAATTTATCACATTCTCTATCAATACCATTCTTTCAAAGAGTCTGCTGAACTTTACATGAATGAAAATTATTATGATCATGAAGAAGAAATGATAGCCAACCATTTTGCATCCTGTCTTATGATGCCGGAGTCAAAATTTATTAAGATGTTTAATAAGTTCGAGCAAGAATCTGAAGAAAGTAAATCTGAAATACAGACAATTGTCAAATTGATGAATTACTTTACAGCACCATACATGGCGGTTTTAATTAGATGCTATGAGTTAGAATTACTTAAAGATGGCGGTAGTTTGAAAAAGTTATTAAATACCACCGGCGAACAAATAAGTGCTGAGTTTGATATGCTATGGTTAAATACGGAATTGTTAAAGGGATCAAAAAATGATGATTTTGAGAAATTACTGGCATTAGTAAATAAAAAAGGTGAATATCTTGTTTCAAGAGAATTGATGAGAAAAACAGAGTTAGAAAGAATTAAAAACAATATGAGAAAATTATATCAAGAGATAAGGGGGTAG
- a CDS encoding RQC-minor-1 family DNA-binding protein codes for MEGSKDKKVLEYGLNRCPVYGYYRELTLQEITNRIDWMIKKGYLEIEYMGRIPMLVFSRMGWEIERETYAEELFQQFTKFLEDKNYSFVQELKDKNRDMILLLIEKIKQTGNARFIPMLKAWKEIEYRKVQNEIQRAVDYLAKEGTIF; via the coding sequence ATGGAAGGTTCCAAAGACAAAAAGGTTCTTGAATATGGGCTAAACCGATGCCCTGTCTATGGATATTACCGGGAGTTAACTTTGCAGGAAATAACCAACAGGATTGATTGGATGATAAAGAAGGGCTACCTTGAAATAGAATATATGGGCAGGATCCCTATGCTTGTTTTCTCAAGAATGGGATGGGAAATTGAGAGGGAAACATATGCGGAGGAACTGTTCCAACAATTTACAAAATTCCTTGAAGATAAAAACTACAGTTTTGTTCAAGAGTTAAAGGATAAGAACAGGGACATGATACTGTTGTTGATTGAGAAAATTAAACAAACAGGAAACGCGAGGTTTATACCTATGCTGAAAGCCTGGAAGGAAATTGAATATAGGAAGGTACAGAACGAAATTCAGAGGGCTGTTGATTATTTAGCAAAAGAAGGAACAATATTTTGA
- a CDS encoding BREX system ATP-binding domain-containing protein — translation MKQRVNPKEADNIIKALEGGIVPRRGIQHLLVGRNEEVQEIISILDSIIEGGSDIRFWVGDFGSGKSFMLRTIESIAVQKNFVVSTVDLTPTRRFYASDGKAKALYSEIVDNIIIQTFQDGNAINTILEEWINRIIMDISKKNNIPVNQLFMMENKDIVENEILNITSSFNSVGLSYELGQAIAKYYEGIVKDKRALRLKALRWIRGDMDTKTESKRELGIERIINDDNWYDAVKNLAELFLGIGYSGFVVNFDEVVNLYKLPLNRTRERNYERILNIFNECKSNTARGLFVNLGATRKSVFDENRGMASYGALKGRLGTEDSMDFKLLNTNRTVLPLRPLSVEEIYTLLENLNNIYNVHYKEEISMTTENIKMYMEEQLNRPGAVEFLTPRAVIKDYLEILDLIRQNPDEKTENIIYEKFGKKSMPVTKDEANKDDEIEVL, via the coding sequence GTGAAGCAAAGAGTAAATCCAAAGGAAGCTGATAATATTATAAAAGCCTTAGAGGGAGGTATAGTACCTCGAAGAGGAATTCAGCATCTTTTGGTAGGGCGGAACGAGGAAGTTCAAGAGATCATTTCTATTTTAGATTCTATAATCGAGGGCGGAAGTGACATTAGATTTTGGGTAGGAGATTTTGGCAGCGGAAAGAGTTTTATGCTTAGAACTATAGAGTCTATTGCCGTACAGAAAAATTTTGTTGTTTCCACGGTAGATTTAACCCCTACAAGGAGATTTTATGCGTCTGACGGAAAGGCGAAAGCTTTGTATAGCGAAATAGTCGACAATATAATTATACAGACTTTTCAGGATGGCAATGCTATAAACACTATATTGGAAGAATGGATAAACAGAATTATTATGGATATTTCTAAAAAGAACAATATACCTGTAAATCAATTGTTTATGATGGAAAATAAGGATATTGTGGAAAATGAAATATTGAATATTACCAGTTCTTTCAATTCGGTCGGCTTATCCTATGAATTAGGTCAAGCCATTGCTAAATATTATGAAGGTATAGTAAAAGATAAAAGAGCGTTAAGGCTAAAAGCTTTGAGGTGGATACGGGGGGATATGGATACTAAGACTGAATCCAAAAGGGAATTGGGGATTGAAAGGATAATAAATGATGATAATTGGTATGATGCGGTTAAAAATTTAGCTGAGCTGTTTTTAGGAATAGGATATTCGGGTTTTGTAGTAAATTTTGATGAGGTCGTTAATTTATATAAATTGCCCTTGAACAGAACCAGAGAAAGAAATTATGAAAGAATATTAAATATATTTAATGAATGCAAATCAAATACGGCAAGAGGATTGTTTGTAAATTTAGGAGCCACAAGAAAATCTGTATTTGATGAAAATCGTGGTATGGCCAGCTATGGAGCATTAAAGGGAAGATTGGGAACAGAAGACAGTATGGATTTTAAGCTGTTAAATACGAACAGAACTGTTTTGCCGTTGAGGCCTTTAAGCGTTGAAGAGATATATACATTGCTTGAAAACTTAAATAATATATATAATGTACATTACAAAGAAGAGATATCTATGACGACAGAAAATATAAAAATGTATATGGAAGAACAGTTAAATAGGCCCGGAGCAGTCGAATTTTTGACTCCGCGGGCAGTAATTAAGGATTATTTGGAAATTTTGGATTTAATAAGGCAGAATCCGGATGAAAAAACTGAAAATATAATATATGAAAAGTTCGGTAAAAAATCTATGCCCGTAACTAAGGATGAGGCTAATAAAGACGACGAAATCGAGGTTTTATAA